The Rhodococcus sp. B50 DNA window ACCGCTGTGCTCGCCGAACAGCTCGGCTTCGAAGGATTCGCGGTGGGGGAGCGGCACGAGAGGCCGTTCCTCGCGTCGTCACCTCCCGTCGTCCTTGCAAACATCGCTGCGCGGACCAGCACACTCGAACTGTGGACCGGCGTCACGACCTTGAGCCTGCTCGACCCTGTCCGCGCGTTCGAGGACTACTCCACGCTCGACAACCTGTCGGGCGGGCGACTGCAGCTCATGATCGGCAAAGGCAACGGCACCGCCCAGGCCGACCTGTTCCACGTCACGCCCGAGGATCAGTGGGATCGCAATCGCGAAGGATACGAACTGTTCCGCGCCCTGTGGGAGAACGAGACGGTCACCTGGGAGGGCCGGTTCCGGCCGTCGCTCACCGATGCCGTCACCGTGCCGCGGCCGCTGCAGCAGCGTCTGGCGATCTGGCACGGCAGCGCCACGAGTCGCGAATCCGTGGATCTCGCAGCGCGGTACGGTGATCCGATCTTCTCCGCCAACGTCACCAACCCGATCGAGCCGTATGCCGAGCTCATCGACCACTATCGCGAACGCTGGGCGGCCTACGGTCACGATCCCGTCGAGGCGCGGGTGGGCGCGGGGACGGCGGGGCTGTATGTTGCGCCCACCTCTCAGGAAGCGATCAAAAGTTACCGGCCGCAGTTCGAGCAGCGGCTCGATTTCGCCTGGGAGAACGGCCTTCCCGTCGTCTTCGAGTCCATCGAGGATTTCGTCGAACGCAGCTCCGCACTCATCGGGAGTCCGCAGCAGGTGATAGACAAGGTGCTCCGCTATCACGAGCGGTTCGGTCACGAGGTCATGCACGTGACCGCCGACCGCGGCGGGTTCTCGGTGGCGGAGCAACGCGCGAGTCTCGAACTGTTCCAAGCGGAGGTCGTGCCGGCGCTGCGCGCGGCCATTCCGCACCGCGAGGCCATCACGATCCCGCACAGCGAGGCGTCACCGCTCGAGTCGGCGGGATCGGAACCGTTTCGATCGCGGTGAAATTAACGGTGTGCCCGAGCCCCGCGGCTCCGTAACCTCGCGTGACGAACCATCCAGAGCGACCGAGAGACCTGGCTCGACGACGTCGCAGCAACCCCCTGCCGTGGGCAGGTGAGGGTGCTACTGCCGGGACCGATGGAGGAGAAGATGATGAGCGAAGGCCTGGTGGGGGCGTGGGAACGCCTCCATGTCGATCTGTGCCGGCACTGCGGCGCCAGGTGTCGCAGCGGTCGAGATTCGCGCTGAAACCCCGTTCCTTCCAAGGACGGCATCCCACAACTTCCCGCTCGGCGGCATCCGCACGGTGATGCCGCCGGAGCCCCGTCCAGATCACGGAGCCCGTCGTTGTCCATCTCGTCCTCCTCCGCGTCCCGGTTCGTCGTCACGGCCGCTGCCACCGCCGTACTGGGAGCAGCGCTGACCGCGTGCGGCACCGGCGCCGCGGCGAACTCGGAGCCCACCGGCGACCCGCAGCCCGGCGGCACCCTGCGCTACGGACTGTCGCAGGCGCCGACCTGCGCGGATCCGGCACAGGCCGGCACCAACCAGACCATCTACGTCGTCCGGCAGGTCGTCGACTCGCTCACGGACCAGGACCCCGCGACCGGCGAGATCGTGCCCTGGCTCGCCGAGAGCTGGGAGTCGAACGAGGACGGCACGCAGTTCACCTTCCGTCTGAAGGACGACGTCACGTTCAGCGACGGCACCCCGCTCACCGCGGAGTCCGTGAAGAAGAACTTCGACGCGATCGTGAACACGCTCGGGGGTGTGAAGGCACCGTCGGCCGTCGGTTACCTCGCC harbors:
- a CDS encoding LLM class flavin-dependent oxidoreductase, which produces MKFLLLSLITHHPDPVTGEWLSPSERIREVVDTAVLAEQLGFEGFAVGERHERPFLASSPPVVLANIAARTSTLELWTGVTTLSLLDPVRAFEDYSTLDNLSGGRLQLMIGKGNGTAQADLFHVTPEDQWDRNREGYELFRALWENETVTWEGRFRPSLTDAVTVPRPLQQRLAIWHGSATSRESVDLAARYGDPIFSANVTNPIEPYAELIDHYRERWAAYGHDPVEARVGAGTAGLYVAPTSQEAIKSYRPQFEQRLDFAWENGLPVVFESIEDFVERSSALIGSPQQVIDKVLRYHERFGHEVMHVTADRGGFSVAEQRASLELFQAEVVPALRAAIPHREAITIPHSEASPLESAGSEPFRSR